In one window of Methanosarcinales archaeon DNA:
- a CDS encoding NrdH-redoxin yields the protein MSQITIYSTKVCPNCQILKKILSDSGIAYNEMDMSTPAALTELTMNSVFTMSAPVLQIQNRFYTTKELFNGDTIDRQKVEDIIAGM from the coding sequence ATGTCACAAATAACAATATATTCCACAAAAGTCTGTCCTAACTGCCAGATACTGAAAAAGATATTAAGTGATTCAGGGATTGCTTATAATGAAATGGACATGAGCACTCCTGCTGCATTAACTGAACTGACCATGAACAGTGTATTTACCATGTCAGCACCTGTACTCCAGATCCAGAACAGGTTCTATACTACCAAAGAGCTATTCAACGGTGATACCATAGACCGTCAGAAAGTGGAAGATATTATTGCAGGTATGTGA